A genome region from Sneathia sanguinegens includes the following:
- a CDS encoding YadA family autotransporter adhesin, with product MRYSLKYKTKLMVLTILQFLFYSSIGYADTIKVYVNGQNKKVLTEEEYAKIDNNEKGKYKTVIIDENNKSYTINIDNGLHYFSTFPNNPQSEKFANYNNDGARGDGSMAIGYDTRALGLGAMAVGNRAYAEKADDSSIGYEAYAAGHSSNAIGYQATTLGFLSTAVGTQANAFDMMSTALGAGSYAINSASTALGGSSYAGEISTTVGAMSKAFGKGSVTLGVTSYVGDKQKEEEYIKYNNIQYYYNQLIQNDEIKKKYKKEFDEIAKIDQNKENKKWYIESMKLRAKILAEDNNSIEFGTAIGVASKVYNSYGVALGSFSTTKEIKNKGYLTDQKTKDVYAVSVGEEKIKRRIQGLADGAEDDEAVTVAQLKKLQKSIQNQGANEEVDKKIEGINKKSDLALSGVSNAVAIANLPNVSGDKKFSLAASYGYYGSYHAIAIGFSGTNDKQNFTYKLSGSVNNKGNLALGIGAGVMLGDVDGHNIDKLNVKKLTEKLEFANEKIEKYEKRQQEIDKKIKELIEYKENSEKRIKELEKKLEILIKNK from the coding sequence ATGAGATATAGTTTAAAATATAAAACAAAATTAATGGTGTTAACTATATTACAATTTTTATTCTATTCAAGTATAGGATATGCTGACACTATTAAAGTATATGTTAATGGACAAAATAAAAAAGTTTTAACAGAAGAAGAGTATGCTAAAATAGATAATAATGAAAAGGGAAAATATAAGACTGTAATTATTGATGAAAATAATAAGTCATATACTATAAATATTGATAATGGATTACATTATTTTTCTACATTTCCCAATAATCCACAATCAGAAAAATTTGCAAATTATAACAATGATGGAGCTCGTGGGGATGGTTCTATGGCTATAGGATATGATACAAGGGCACTAGGATTAGGGGCAATGGCAGTAGGTAATAGGGCATATGCAGAAAAGGCTGATGATAGTAGTATTGGTTATGAAGCATATGCAGCAGGACATTCATCTAATGCAATTGGATATCAAGCAACAACTTTAGGATTTCTTTCAACAGCAGTTGGGACTCAAGCCAATGCTTTTGATATGATGTCAACAGCTTTAGGTGCAGGTTCATATGCTATTAATTCAGCATCAACAGCCTTGGGAGGTTCATCATATGCAGGAGAAATTAGTACAACGGTTGGTGCTATGTCTAAGGCGTTTGGTAAAGGGTCTGTTACTTTAGGTGTAACATCATATGTAGGTGATAAACAAAAAGAAGAAGAGTATATTAAATATAATAATATTCAGTATTATTATAATCAATTAATACAAAATGATGAAATAAAGAAAAAGTATAAAAAAGAATTTGATGAAATAGCTAAAATTGATCAAAATAAAGAAAATAAAAAATGGTATATAGAAAGTATGAAATTAAGAGCAAAAATTTTGGCTGAAGACAATAATTCTATAGAATTTGGAACAGCTATTGGGGTTGCTTCTAAAGTATATAATAGTTATGGTGTAGCATTAGGTTCATTTAGTACTACTAAAGAAATTAAAAATAAAGGATATTTAACAGATCAAAAAACAAAAGATGTATATGCAGTATCTGTTGGAGAAGAAAAAATAAAAAGAAGAATCCAAGGTCTAGCAGATGGTGCAGAAGATGATGAAGCAGTAACAGTTGCACAATTGAAGAAACTCCAAAAGAGTATACAAAACCAAGGTGCAAATGAAGAAGTAGATAAAAAAATAGAAGGTATTAATAAAAAATCAGATCTAGCATTAAGTGGTGTATCAAATGCAGTAGCTATAGCTAATTTACCTAATGTATCAGGAGATAAGAAGTTTAGCTTAGCAGCATCATATGGATACTATGGTAGTTATCATGCAATTGCTATTGGCTTTAGTGGAACAAATGATAAGCAAAACTTTACATATAAATTAAGTGGTTCAGTAAACAATAAGGGAAATCTTGCATTAGGTATTGGTGCTGGAGTTATGCTTGGTGATGTAGATGGACATAATATTGACAAATTAAATGTAAAAAAATTAACTGAGAAATTAGAGTTTGCTAATGAAAAAATAGAAAAATATGAAAAGCGTCAACAAGAAATAGATAAGAAAATAAAAGAACTAATTGAATATAAAGAAAATTCAGAAAAACGTATTAAAGAATTAGAAAAGAAATTAGAAATTTTAATTAAAAATAAATAA